The sequence acacaaacattctaTGCAGTAATTCCTTATGCATAGCGATGAGCTATTTATATTTACCTGATCGATCCATAATTTCCCAACAATAATGTTGTGTACTGTTGTGGTAACTTTTTTCCAGGAGTAATGGTTGTTGCTCTTTTCAAACAAACACTGGATAGAACCTGGGGAAGAGAGAACAAAGGTGTTACATTCGACAAGAGTTTGTTCTCATCAACCAAAACTCATCCCAAACGTTCTACGCTGTGAAGTTACAAATGAGATACTGCACTGGAACGAGGAATCAATCTATACAATCAACATATACACACTGACACAGAGTGCACTGGGTAAAAACAGGTTGTTGTAAGCAACAGAAACTCCCGAGCTGGTAATACTTTTCTTGCATGCTGCGATTATTTTCCTAATCTTGCAGTTatacaaaacacacagacactcacCCAGTGGCATAATAGAGAGATATTTCCCTCTAAACTTGCTGGCCAATGCAATCTCCTGTCTGAGGGTCCATCCCTTTTCAGAGAAGGCATGGTGTGCGGCAGCAGGAGGGTGGTGACTCACCTAATAGGAGCCCCAAAGATGCAGTTTCAATGTATGATTGTTTAGAGCTTTTTAAAAGATACATAtacttgcattaaaaaaaaaaaaaacttgggtgTGATTTTGTGCATGGAACTAAAACTACCTACGGTTTAATAGAAAGAACTACTGACTCCAAAGGAGTCAGTAAGATTGCCGGTTGTTTTTTCTCTAACTACCTGTTCACAAAGTGAGCGGTAACCGCACTCTGTGAGCCGATCAAGCTCAAAAGTTTCTCCCAGCAGAGGATTGAAGGGCTTTCCTGTgcggtgaacggtggtggagtAGGAAGACACTGTAAAAGCTGCCACATAACACATCTGCTCTAAGGAGTTATGGCATTTGGCAGCCTTGTCCAGGAGCTCGTAGTACTCCAGATCTTCAGACAAACGTTGCAGCATCGACAATGGCTCATTGAAATTCACCTTGAAAACACAAAGTGATAGAGAGAGGGGTGATTACTTCatctcatttaaaaaacaaaaacaaacagacaactTACTTAGATGTCAACAAAGGCTTCTTACAGGCATAGGTATCTTTGAGAGCTCTTTTCCAATACAGTTCTTCATGATGCTCCACAAGTTGAGGTAATAGTTGGGCTTGTCAGGGATACGGGTCCGTCTTTGTCTCATTGGCTCGAGCTCCAGAGGCTGTGGAGACTCCGGATTGGACGCCAAAGACAGCTCATCAAACTGATGACAGAAAAGGAAACGATCAGCAAGGTTCACGTGGCTTTGGCATGTTGATTAATCAACACATAATTTGACCAAATCAACAAACTGATCACATTTACCGACTGATCATCCATTCCAGTCTCACTGCTGATCCCGCTGATGTTGCTGCCAGATctcctgaaaaaaataaagaaatgggcAAAGCTCACACATGTACCAAAAAGCtgatattaaaaaaatgaaaagttagTTACCTGTGATACTTGGGGTCTGCAGGGACCGTAATGAATTCTGCTGGGTCTTCCATGGCATCAAAGAACTCGTTGTCATCATCCTCATCACTGGCATCACCTTTTCCTGAAACACTACCTAAAATCATAGCAGGATTTTGACACGGAATAGTAACATTGGGATCACAGGACAGAAATTCAGCTGAGAACGAGAGCCTTACCTTTGTTCCCTAAGGTGGGATTGCTGAATGAAGAGGGAAGAACTGTAGCTCCTCTAAAAGCTCTTTCCAAGTGGTTGTGCTGTTTGGCAAGCTGCTCCAGAGTCTCCTCCAGACGTATCCTCTGGTCTCGTTCAGTCTGTAAAGCCTTCTGCCAGCGCTTACTGTGGCTCTGGGCCAGAGAGAGAAAGTCCCTACATGCCTTGGGGAACACAACGATTACATGTCAGCCATGAACTCGGAAGAAGTATTGCTCGCTCCTCGCTCAGTAACACTTACGTTGATCATGGCGTTAGAGGTGATTCGGAAAAGTGTGGCCCTCTCTGTGACTTGTCTGATCTTCTCCCCCGTGTCCCCTCCTACACGTAGCCCCTCCAGTTCTGACAAAGACCTGAAATTAtggaacagaaaataaataaataaatcacaaattATCAAACAAGAAATAACCAACAACTTTGTTTCTCCTGGATGATATTCTTCGGATAATCAGTACCTTTGGAGGGCAGAGCCATGTTTGACGATGAGGTCGTTGCAGGTGGTAAGGTCCTCCACCTTGCTGCCCAGGGTGCGTAATGTGGACTCAACTTCAGAGTTACGACAGCCTCCGCCCTGTCCTGAGGAAGGGGGGGCTCCTGGACAGTCATCACCGGAGTCATCTGTAGAAGTGACAGAGAGAACCATAAGTGACCACAAATAGACCAACACACATTTGTTTCTAGCGATCTTTTAAGCAACTTCTCTGTGAATTTCAATAATATGCCTTCTTTAATCTTCCAACAACTTTTTTTCCTTCCCTCTCACCTGATTCCGCCTGCATATGGACAGCCTTTGCTTTGGCGAGTTCCAGAGCAGTGATCCATCGCTGTCGCTCGACTTCGGAGCTGGCCTTCAGGTGATACGTCTGTGCCCCGCCGTTGGAAATGACAAAATTGCACGAGTCCTCCACAGCAATGTTGGCTGTGGCCAAGTTGATGGTGCCTCTGCACGTGTGACCCATCTCCGCCTGAGACCTGGACGCCACACAGGCAGGGACGTGTGGAGGGTTGAGTTTACAAGACAGTGCTTTATCAAGTAACATATAGCTAATATGAGACCAGATTAATCTGTTATTTGTTGTGTAATTAACAGGAACGGATCAAATAAAGTTTCATTTAAATCAATATTAATTCATGTGATATGCTCTTATGCAGTTATGATGAAATGTCCATAAATTAAAATTTCAACTgagtaaaacctaaaaaaaaaaaatgtttgcactCTTAAAACGATTGGTTTGTCAATCAAATGTGTGATTAAACTTCAGTAAGCCACACATGACTTGCCTGTAGTAAGACAGCAATCCATTGCTGAGAACAAACCAGCGCCTCTGGTAACCTTttatgtaattagtccatttGAAGAGCCAACCCTTGTATGTGTCACCAGGTGTTGGGGTAGGGGGTTTGAGCTCAGACATCACAACAGCCTGTGGGTTTCACTGAGTGAGGTTGGAGCCTGCAGAGTGACAGAATATGATCAAGATTTAGTAACTTTGGTAGTTGAGCACACCTGCATTCAGTTTTTCAAACACGGGATGTATGCGCAGATTAGCCATTGAGGTTATCACAAACATATCGGAGCAAATGGGTTTGTCAATGTCTACTTTAAAAAGTCAGACGTTGAAGTATAAAGTATGTCGTTGTTGTTGATTCATCAATAACAGGAAATAATTAACAGCACTATAAAGCTGTCAACATTAACAAATAGTAGGGTGGGGTAAATACAGATAAGCTACTCATTTGGTTTGAATTGACACTAAATTCCCACAAAAGTACTATAAGTAACCGTTTAACATCTAATTTAATTTATGTTACACTACCCCGTGTGTTCATGTTAATTTCTTAAAAACTCGTTATTCTACACATGACAAATGTTGGCACTAGATCCATAATTATTCAGTAACCATATACTCACCGCAGACCGATACACCTACAAGCTGTTTAATATCGTCTCAGTAACAGCTTTCAGTGTGGATGCGGGTTTAACACGGTGACATCCTCGAATCAAAACAAACGAGTCAAGTTGCTCCGACGTAACTCAAAAGTAATCTGATGGCAAAGTACAATACACCGCGTTTTATAAACTACTGCCATTGAGAAAACGCAGCTTACTAACGATACCAGTCGGCTAAACCCACCGTTATTCGTCAGGATGGCATACAAGTGTCAAGTAAACACCCCCTGGATACTGTGAGGTGAGTCACACCGTGAAAGGAGAAGCCATCTCCGTTCATCAAAGCTACTTAAAACTCAGTCCGCCTGTAAGCTTACTGCTAGCTAAACAggaagttgtaaaaaaaaaaaaaaaaagaagcttactAGTCGTAGAGGATTGAAACTAGTTCAGCAGTACAGTTCTCTTGCTCGTTATTTGTCAGATGTAATAGACGTTCGTCGTTGCGTACAACAGTGCATCATCACTTACTTGTTGGGATTCATGTCCTGTTTAAAGAAACTATGTTAAATCGCAAGTGTTAGCTTAGCTAACTACTTTGCTACAGGTTGTGCATCGGAATTGGTGTTCGACCAATCCCTTAATGTTCGACTTTTTGTTCCGCTGACGACAGttacaaaaacctaacaaactACGTCGGATCAAACTACTCTTACAAAACTGGTACTTATACCAATTACAGGCGAACTGCGTATTTTATAACATATGGCATGCTTTCTTTGGTGGAagtttttattgttgcttttaaTCGTTTGTCACATAGACTTTGTACTCGTAACCATTGATGTGCACTTACTCGAATGTGTCCCGTTTCAGCGCAAGAACATagaaacttttaattaatctgTCAACATTAAGAGGCAAACATTAGCCAAGTCTCCTCAAACCAAAGTGGCAACTTGAGGAGTAAGTTACTTTGTGATGCAATAAAACATATTCAGCatttaaaaatgatcaaattacCCAGTTACCCTTTTCAAAAACATGCTAGCATAGTCAATGTAATGTTTTTAATCCAGTCTTTGTCGTCACCGACAATGGAACAAGACATCTTCAAATGTAATCTGATTATTCCGATTCTCAGTTATTTGTTTTTAGTCACATGCCATCTACAAAAAATGAGTAACACCTGTTTAATAGTTACCTGCTCAGAATCTCTACAATTTAAAATACAATAAGCATCAAAACTTAGTGATTAGTGTTTGTTTACAATAGAATTAACATCAAAAATGCCTATAAAACACTtatgataaataaaataaaataaattaaccCTACTGTGGCTCCTTGTCTTCTGTAAACAttaagttaattttttttaaatttgtaatGTTTACTTTAAATGGTCAAAATTATAccacaaaatatacattttaaatcCATTAACCAATATTAACAAATTTAAGTTTGAAGAAAATAAGTGCAACTCGAAATCAGAAAAAACAAATGGAACCGTTTCACACTTGCATTGCTTTTATTGAACAATTATTTAATACAACAATTAAGCTTGTATCATCTAGGACATGACATTTTTAGCAATCATCTAAAAAGATGCTTAGAGTATGTCTGCATCTATGCATGTGTTTGTTTCTATAGTACACACACTGTAATACGCTCATCTCCCACTGCTCATTTAGTTATGGTGTTTGCATTCATACTTTTCCCACTCCCACTAAGCACAATGTATGGGGTTTTTTGGGATTTCTGTTTCTCTTGAAGCAAAGCCACCGTCCCAAGAGGGGTATCACTGCTGCTCATCTTTTTCAGCAGTGCCTCTTCCTCCAGCTTTTTCATCCTCCTTTCAGTCTTCATCTTTCCAGAGCCTTTCCCATGGAAGCGATGTGAAAGCTGCCTGAAAGCTTCTTTTGGAGTGAGTCTACGCCCAGACTCATCAACATACTCGATCTTGACATCAGGCTTGTAGCTGTCCTTGTCCTTGAATTCCTGTGTGAAGCCTCTGTATTCTTCTCGTCTACTGTACTTGTCATCAAAGCCCATCTTGTCCTCAATGCAGTAATTATCATTGGGCAGGGAGCCCTT is a genomic window of Odontesthes bonariensis isolate fOdoBon6 chromosome 4, fOdoBon6.hap1, whole genome shotgun sequence containing:
- the LOC142378566 gene encoding oxysterol-binding protein 1-like isoform X3, whose amino-acid sequence is MSELKPPTPTPGDTYKGWLFKWTNYIKGYQRRWFVLSNGLLSYYRSQAEMGHTCRGTINLATANIAVEDSCNFVISNGGAQTYHLKASSEVERQRWITALELAKAKAVHMQAESDDSGDDCPGAPPSSGQGGGCRNSEVESTLRTLGSKVEDLTTCNDLIVKHGSALQRSLSELEGLRVGGDTGEKIRQVTERATLFRITSNAMINACRDFLSLAQSHSKRWQKALQTERDQRIRLEETLEQLAKQHNHLERAFRGATVLPSSFSNPTLGNKGSVSGKGDASDEDDDNEFFDAMEDPAEFITVPADPKYHRRSGSNISGISSETGMDDQSFDELSLASNPESPQPLELEPMRQRRTRIPDKPNYYLNLWSIMKNCIGKELSKIPMPVNFNEPLSMLQRLSEDLEYYELLDKAAKCHNSLEQMCYVAAFTVSSYSTTVHRTGKPFNPLLGETFELDRLTECGYRSLCEQVSHHPPAAAHHAFSEKGWTLRQEIALASKFRGKYLSIMPLGSIQCLFEKSNNHYSWKKVTTTVHNIIVGKLWIDQSGEIDVVNHKTGDRCHLKFAPYSYFSRDVPRKVTGVVTDKDGKAHYVLSGTWDEKMEFSRIMQSSKGENGTEGKQRTVYQTLKAKEIWRKNPLPEGAENMYFFSSLALTLNELEEGVAPTDSRRRPDQRLMEDGRWDEANAEKQRLEEKQRSARREREREAVKAVSSPEEADAEETGTIASEVSDETTHPDNYQALWFEKIDDTESGEALHVYKGGYWEAKEHGSWDMCPEIF
- the LOC142378566 gene encoding oxysterol-binding protein 1-like isoform X2, whose product is MSELKPPTPTPGDTYKGWLFKWTNYIKGYQRRWFVLSNGLLSYYRSQAEMGHTCRGTINLATANIAVEDSCNFVISNGGAQTYHLKASSEVERQRWITALELAKAKAVHMQAESDDSGDDCPGAPPSSGQGGGCRNSEVESTLRTLGSKVEDLTTCNDLIVKHGSALQRSLSELEGLRVGGDTGEKIRQVTERATLFRITSNAMINACRDFLSLAQSHSKRWQKALQTERDQRIRLEETLEQLAKQHNHLERAFRGATVLPSSFSNPTLGNKGSVSGKGDASDEDDDNEFFDAMEDPAEFITVPADPKYHRRSGSNISGISSETGMDDQSFDELSLASNPESPQPLELEPMRQRRTRIPDKPNYYLNLWSIMKNCIGKELSKIPMPVNFNEPLSMLQRLSEDLEYYELLDKAAKCHNSLEQMCYVAAFTVSSYSTTVHRTGKPFNPLLGETFELDRLTECGYRSLCEQVSHHPPAAAHHAFSEKGWTLRQEIALASKFRGKYLSIMPLGSIQCLFEKSNNHYSWKKVTTTVHNIIVGKLWIDQSGEIDVVNHKTGDRCHLKFAPYSYFSRDVPRKVTGVVTDKDGKAHYVLSGTWDEKMEFSRIMQSSKGENGTEGKQRTVYQTLKAKEIWRKNPLPEGAENMYFFSSLALTLNELEEGVAPTDSRRRPDQRLMEDGRWDEANAEKQRLEEKQRSARREREREAVKAVSSPEEAIAEDSITDSSLKTDAEETGTIASEVSDETTHPDNYQALWFEKIDDTESGEALHVYKGGYWEAKEHGSWDMCPEIF
- the LOC142378566 gene encoding oxysterol-binding protein 1-like isoform X1, with the protein product MSELKPPTPTPGDTYKGWLFKWTNYIKGYQRRWFVLSNGLLSYYRSQAEMGHTCRGTINLATANIAVEDSCNFVISNGGAQTYHLKASSEVERQRWITALELAKAKAVHMQAESDDSGDDCPGAPPSSGQGGGCRNSEVESTLRTLGSKVEDLTTCNDLIVKHGSALQRSLSELEGLRVGGDTGEKIRQVTERATLFRITSNAMINACRDFLSLAQSHSKRWQKALQTERDQRIRLEETLEQLAKQHNHLERAFRGATVLPSSFSNPTLGNKGSVSGKGDASDEDDDNEFFDAMEDPAEFITVPADPKYHRRSGSNISGISSETGMDDQSFDELSLASNPESPQPLELEPMRQRRTRIPDKPNYYLNLWSIMKNCIGKELSKIPMPVNFNEPLSMLQRLSEDLEYYELLDKAAKCHNSLEQMCYVAAFTVSSYSTTVHRTGKPFNPLLGETFELDRLTECGYRSLCEQVSHHPPAAAHHAFSEKGWTLRQEIALASKFRGKYLSIMPLGSIQCLFEKSNNHYSWKKVTTTVHNIIVGKLWIDQSGEIDVVNHKTGDRCHLKFAPYSYFSRDVPRKVTGVVTDKDGKAHYVLSGTWDEKMEFSRIMQSSKGENGTEGKQRTVYQTLKAKEIWRKNPLPEGAENMYFFSSLALTLNELEEGVAPTDSRRRPDQRLMEDGRWDEANAEKQRLEEKQRSARREREREAVKAVSSPEEAIAEDSITDSSLKSKYSSLDLHFTLESNNTLITCVCVCVCVCVCVCVCVCVCVCVCVCVCVCVCVCVCVCDSKVVSSI
- the LOC142378566 gene encoding oxysterol-binding protein 1-like isoform X4; the encoded protein is MSELKPPTPTPGDTYKGWLFKWTNYIKGYQRRWFVLSNGLLSYYRSQAEMGHTCRGTINLATANIAVEDSCNFVISNGGAQTYHLKASSEVERQRWITALELAKAKAVHMQAESDDSGDDCPGAPPSSGQGGGCRNSEVESTLRTLGSKVEDLTTCNDLIVKHGSALQRSLSELEGLRVGGDTGEKIRQVTERATLFRITSNAMINACRDFLSLAQSHSKRWQKALQTERDQRIRLEETLEQLAKQHNHLERAFRGATVLPSSFSNPTLGNKGSVSGKGDASDEDDDNEFFDAMEDPAEFITVPADPKYHRRSGSNISGISSETGMDDQSFDELSLASNPESPQPLELEPMRQRRTRIPDKPNYYLNLWSIMKNCIGKELSKIPMPVNFNEPLSMLQRLSEDLEYYELLDKAAKCHNSLEQMCYVAAFTVSSYSTTVHRTGKPFNPLLGETFELDRLTECGYRSLCEQVSHHPPAAAHHAFSEKGWTLRQEIALASKFRGKYLSIMPLGSIQCLFEKSNNHYSWKKVTTTVHNIIVGKLWIDQSGEIDVVNHKTGDRCHLKFAPYSYFSRDVPRKVTGVVTDKDGKAHYVLSGTWDEKMEFSRIMQSSKGENGTEGKQRTVYQTLKAKEIWRKNPLPEGAENMYFFSSLALTLNELEEGVAPTDSRRRPDQRLMEDGRWDEANAEKQRLEEKQRSARREREREAVKAVSSPEEATHPDNYQALWFEKIDDTESGEALHVYKGGYWEAKEHGSWDMCPEIF